In a genomic window of Leptolyngbya sp. SIO1E4:
- a CDS encoding gas vesicle protein, with the protein MTGQSRSRSATSSNQTITTATQGATLVDVLERVLDKGIVIAGDISVSVGSTELLSIRIRLLVASVDKAREIGINWWESDPHLNGRSQELIETNRQLQDRIAGLESELRALKAATQTETPPATSPPKA; encoded by the coding sequence GTGACCGGACAATCTCGCTCGCGTTCTGCCACCTCCAGTAACCAAACCATTACCACTGCTACCCAAGGGGCAACGCTGGTAGATGTGCTGGAGCGTGTCCTCGATAAGGGTATCGTCATTGCTGGCGATATCTCAGTCTCCGTTGGCTCTACAGAGCTGCTGAGCATTCGGATTCGGCTCTTAGTCGCCTCTGTAGATAAGGCCCGTGAAATTGGGATTAACTGGTGGGAGAGTGACCCCCACCTAAATGGGCGATCGCAGGAGCTAATAGAAACGAATCGGCAACTGCAAGACCGCATTGCAGGGTTAGAGAGTGAGTTACGGGCGCTAAAAGCCGCGACTCAGACAGAGACGCCCCCAGCAACGTCTCCCCCTAAAGCATAA
- the gvpN gene encoding gas vesicle protein GvpN — MNTVLQARPRNFVSTPAIERVARRALCYLQSGYSVHLRGPAGTGKTTLALHLADLLSRPIMLLFGDDEFKTSDLIGNQSGYTRKKVVDNFIHSVVKVEDELRHNWVDSRLTLACREGFTLVYDEFNRSRPEVNNVLLSALEEKLLVLPPSGHRPEYLRVHPHFRAIFTSNPEEYAGVHGTQDALLDRLITIHMPEPDELTQQQVLVQKVGIAPEAALFIVRLVKAFQAQVDLNGATSLRPCLMIAKICHEHGIVVMAENADFRDVCSDILMSRVSRNLASATRALWDLFNELIAAEATTAAPVAVIPTPSDMAAEAHTEVHTKVQTGVCAEEVQPALPTEDIVAQVLAYLTENGAARLSDIEAALSLTRLNAVDVLRSLVAEGHLEKQHGAGKPALYRLRVE, encoded by the coding sequence GTGAACACGGTTCTCCAAGCCCGTCCCCGAAATTTTGTCAGTACCCCCGCCATCGAACGGGTTGCCCGTCGAGCCCTATGCTATTTGCAATCGGGCTATTCTGTTCATCTCCGTGGGCCAGCAGGTACCGGCAAAACCACATTGGCATTACACCTTGCTGACCTGTTAAGTCGGCCTATTATGCTGCTGTTTGGGGATGATGAGTTTAAAACCTCTGACCTCATCGGTAACCAGTCAGGCTATACGCGCAAAAAAGTCGTGGATAACTTTATCCACAGCGTCGTCAAAGTTGAGGATGAGTTACGACACAACTGGGTAGATTCGCGTCTTACTCTGGCTTGCCGTGAGGGGTTCACCCTGGTTTACGACGAATTCAATCGATCGCGCCCAGAAGTGAACAACGTCTTACTCTCAGCCCTCGAAGAAAAACTGTTAGTGTTGCCGCCCAGTGGGCACCGCCCTGAATATCTCCGCGTGCATCCTCACTTTCGAGCAATTTTCACCTCGAACCCTGAGGAGTATGCCGGTGTCCATGGCACCCAAGATGCTTTGTTAGATCGTCTGATTACCATCCATATGCCGGAACCAGATGAACTGACTCAGCAGCAAGTTCTGGTGCAAAAGGTGGGCATTGCACCTGAGGCCGCCCTATTCATCGTGCGGTTGGTAAAAGCGTTTCAGGCTCAGGTTGATCTGAATGGGGCTACGAGTTTGCGCCCCTGCTTGATGATTGCCAAGATTTGCCATGAGCATGGCATTGTGGTCATGGCTGAAAATGCTGACTTTCGAGATGTCTGTAGTGACATCTTAATGTCGCGAGTTTCCCGTAACTTGGCCTCTGCAACCCGTGCCCTGTGGGATCTCTTCAACGAACTGATTGCCGCTGAGGCGACCACCGCAGCACCCGTGGCGGTTATCCCAACGCCTAGCGATATGGCGGCTGAGGCGCATACTGAGGTGCATACTAAGGTTCAGACTGGGGTTTGTGCCGAGGAGGTGCAGCCTGCCCTCCCAACTGAAGACATCGTGGCCCAAGTGCTGGCATACCTCACAGAAAATGGAGCCGCTCGCTTATCGGACATTGAGGCAGCGCTTTCACTAACCCGCCTGAACGCGGTGGACGTGCTGCGATCGCTGGTGGCAGAGGGGCATTTAGAAAAGCAACATGGGGCAGGTAAACCTGCACTCTATCGCCTCCGTGTAGAATAG
- the gvpA gene encoding gas vesicle structural protein GvpA produces MAVEKVNSSSSLAEVVDRILDKGIVIDAWVRVSLVGIELLAVEARIVIASVETYLKYAEAVGLTSQAAVPTA; encoded by the coding sequence ATGGCTGTTGAAAAAGTGAACTCTTCATCCAGTTTGGCTGAAGTCGTAGATCGCATCCTAGATAAGGGAATCGTAATTGACGCTTGGGTTCGGGTTTCTCTGGTAGGAATCGAGCTGTTGGCTGTAGAAGCCAGGATTGTAATTGCTTCTGTCGAAACTTACTTAAAGTACGCAGAGGCTGTGGGCTTGACATCTCAAGCTGCGGTTCCAACTGCATAA
- a CDS encoding FKBP-type peptidyl-prolyl cis-trans isomerase, whose product MKIKSGIKLISESVGSGQSIKKGDQVTVRLNGWLSQGEPIQKDFIGQIVVGRRVVIPGIEQSLLGMKQGGIRTVTISPHLAYKAAGIKDHIPPNAVLTYTIEVLDIQPAASL is encoded by the coding sequence ATGAAAATCAAGTCCGGCATCAAGCTGATTTCAGAATCCGTCGGCAGCGGCCAGTCTATCAAAAAAGGCGATCAGGTCACGGTGCGATTAAATGGGTGGCTCAGCCAAGGCGAGCCTATTCAAAAAGACTTTATTGGCCAGATTGTTGTGGGTCGTCGTGTGGTTATTCCAGGCATTGAGCAGAGCCTTTTAGGCATGAAACAAGGCGGTATTCGCACAGTCACCATTAGCCCTCATCTGGCATATAAAGCAGCTGGCATCAAAGATCACATTCCGCCTAATGCTGTGCTCACCTATACAATTGAAGTGCTTGACATTCAACCTGCTGCCTCACTATAA
- a CDS encoding cysteine hydrolase, translating into MKCLPSDAVLVIIDVQKAIDHPSWGRRNNAQAEANIGQLLTAWRKTQRPIVHVRHLSTEPASTYRPGQEGCDFKEAVLPQANERIVDKHVNCAFIGTDLESWLRTYGYQTLVVTGVITNNSVEATVRVAGNLGFDTYVVSDATATFDKADLDQNLHPAEVVHALSLANMQGEYATVIDTSTLLQRLSEAPA; encoded by the coding sequence ATGAAATGCTTACCGTCAGATGCAGTTCTCGTCATCATTGATGTGCAGAAAGCTATTGACCATCCCAGTTGGGGACGGCGCAACAATGCACAGGCTGAAGCCAATATTGGGCAACTCCTGACTGCTTGGCGTAAAACCCAGCGTCCCATTGTGCATGTCCGTCATCTGTCTACTGAGCCAGCGTCAACCTATCGCCCTGGGCAAGAAGGCTGTGACTTTAAGGAAGCAGTGCTTCCTCAGGCTAATGAGCGCATTGTTGATAAACACGTGAACTGTGCCTTTATTGGCACCGATTTGGAATCGTGGTTAAGAACCTATGGGTATCAAACTTTAGTAGTGACAGGGGTCATCACTAACAACTCTGTTGAAGCAACGGTCAGGGTTGCAGGTAATCTTGGGTTTGACACATACGTTGTCTCAGATGCCACAGCTACCTTTGATAAGGCAGATCTCGATCAGAACCTGCATCCTGCGGAGGTTGTTCACGCCCTTTCTTTAGCTAACATGCAGGGAGAATATGCCACCGTAATTGATACCTCAACTCTATTGCAGAGGTTGTCAGAAGCCCCCGCGTAG
- a CDS encoding glutathione S-transferase family protein, protein MLKLYYARPSIYARPVWLALLEKQLPFELIPVDLNGEQFSPEFVAVNPFSHVPVLVEGDFRVIESLAILDYLEAQYPKPSLLPSGAVPLARVRMVQLVTFNELLPAIFKLMVHDGKTSQQSTELEYARLRAINTLNFLEHLLGDSVYFAGQQLTLAEIVAGTLVCRMPDLGISLADYPNLDTWSKRLLSRPCWQQIELTSEEWSHFKRRIRVMPKLLGRRRQRRITLLSQRQRRPR, encoded by the coding sequence ATGTTGAAACTGTACTATGCCCGTCCTTCTATTTATGCTCGTCCGGTTTGGTTAGCCTTGCTAGAGAAACAATTACCGTTTGAATTAATTCCAGTTGATCTCAACGGTGAGCAATTTAGCCCCGAATTTGTCGCGGTTAATCCTTTTAGTCATGTACCGGTTTTAGTCGAGGGTGATTTTCGTGTCATTGAATCCCTGGCAATTCTGGACTACCTGGAAGCCCAGTATCCCAAGCCATCTCTTCTACCCTCAGGTGCAGTCCCGCTGGCAAGGGTGCGCATGGTGCAACTGGTGACATTCAACGAATTACTCCCAGCGATATTCAAGCTTATGGTTCATGACGGTAAAACAAGCCAGCAATCAACAGAGTTAGAGTATGCTCGGCTGCGGGCTATCAACACCCTGAATTTTCTGGAGCACCTGTTGGGTGACTCTGTTTACTTTGCGGGTCAACAGTTAACACTGGCCGAAATTGTCGCTGGGACGTTGGTGTGTAGAATGCCTGATCTCGGCATTTCCTTAGCTGACTATCCTAATCTCGATACCTGGTCCAAAAGATTGTTGTCACGACCCTGTTGGCAACAAATTGAGCTGACTTCTGAAGAATGGAGCCATTTCAAACGGCGGATACGCGTCATGCCAAAGCTTTTGGGCCGTCGTCGGCAGCGGCGCATAACGCTCTTATCCCAGCGGCAGCGTCGCCCAAGGTGA